The following proteins are co-located in the Labrys monachus genome:
- a CDS encoding YggS family pyridoxal phosphate-dependent enzyme, with product MSAAPSDAPSRLADIRHAIARAEADALRPPGSVTLVAVSKTFGPEAIEPVLAAGQRVFGENRVQEAQGKWPGLRESHPDVELHLIGPLQSNKAKEAVALFDAIHTVDRPSIAQALAKEIARQRRAPLLFVQVNTGEEAQKAGVAPQEADAFIAACRDEHGLDIRGLMCIPPADQSPGPHFALLAKIAARNGLALLSMGMSGDFETAIELGATHVRVGSAIFGTR from the coding sequence ATGTCCGCTGCCCCGTCCGATGCCCCCTCCCGCCTTGCCGATATCCGCCATGCCATCGCCCGCGCCGAGGCCGACGCGCTGCGCCCGCCCGGCTCGGTGACGCTGGTCGCCGTGTCCAAGACCTTCGGGCCGGAGGCGATCGAGCCGGTGCTGGCGGCCGGCCAGCGCGTGTTCGGCGAGAACCGGGTGCAGGAGGCGCAGGGCAAATGGCCGGGGCTGAGGGAGAGCCATCCGGATGTCGAGCTCCATCTGATCGGGCCGCTGCAGTCCAACAAGGCGAAGGAGGCGGTGGCCCTGTTCGATGCGATCCACACCGTCGACCGCCCCTCGATCGCCCAGGCGCTGGCCAAGGAGATCGCGCGGCAAAGGCGGGCGCCGCTGCTGTTCGTGCAGGTCAACACCGGCGAGGAGGCGCAGAAGGCCGGCGTCGCGCCGCAGGAGGCCGACGCCTTCATCGCCGCCTGCCGGGACGAGCACGGCCTCGACATAAGGGGCCTGATGTGCATCCCGCCGGCCGACCAGTCACCCGGGCCGCATTTCGCCCTGCTGGCCAAGATCGCCGCGCGCAACGGCCTGGCGCTGCTCTCGATGGGCATGTCCGGCGATTTCGAGACGGCCATCGAGCTTGGCGCCACCCATGTGCGGGTGGGCAGCGCCATCTTCGGCACGCGGTGA